Proteins encoded together in one Impatiens glandulifera chromosome 1, dImpGla2.1, whole genome shotgun sequence window:
- the LOC124920960 gene encoding preprotein translocase subunit SCY2, chloroplastic — METSLVNSTLSNFHFFRKKNVYNYCSMQDIPNRPFISTTRIHIPLRSSSSVVFSGGDHIALSKRHLPVKKHTTRTRSFLFNQLTSDTLNYDDKPKMFRNRFLDFVRIGSVINNAAEAFFKSEIRRRLFLTSVLIVLSRVGYFIPLPGFDRRLIPKDYLSFVSGSVEELGEFTAEMKLSLFQLGISPQIVASILMQVLCHIVPSLVKLRKEGLDAHEKIKNYIWWLSLGFAILEALILSCYSLPYSIYSSSFKFKHVMVTSFLLVCGAMTMTWISDTITESGFGQGSSLIICVGILTGYIETLYKMLFQLRFSAVPAILGGFTLVAMWAVIVTEGCRKVKLQYYGFKLASATREGKSPVTEVEPYIPFNINPSGMQPVLTTSYLLAFPGIVSSLLGNSRFWENVKDILNPDTTRGAGPWVYYLIYAFSVFVFNIFDIANMPKEIADYLNKMGARIPNVKPGKATIQYLTKIQASTRFWGGLLLCFLATSSVILDRYLRRINEGYSIGFTSVLIIVGSIIELRRSYQAYNVMPSLSKALRRYGV; from the coding sequence ATGGAGACTTCGCTAGTGAACTCAACCCTCTCCAATTTCCACTTCTTTAGAAAGAAAAACGTATACAACTACTGTTCAATGCAGGACATACCCAATCGTCCTTTTATTAGTACTACCCGTATACACATTCCCCTTAGGTCAAGTTCTTCAGTAGTATTCTCTGGTGGTGATCATATTGCACTGTCAAAGCGCCATCTTCCAGTAAAGAAACATACAACAAGAACTCGtagttttctatttaatcaGCTCACAAGTGACACCCTGAACTACGATGATAAACCGAAAATGTTCAGAAACAGATTCCTTGATTTCGTTCGCATTGGTTCTGTCATCAATAACGCTGCCGAAGCATTTTTCAAGAGCGAGATCAGAAGGAGATTGTTTTTAACATCTGTGTTGATTGTGTTAAGCCGAGTTGGGTATTTCATTCCTTTACCGGGTTTCGACAGAAGGCTAATCCCAAAGGATTATCTTAGTTTTGTTTCTGGATCAGTTGAGGAACTAGGTGAATTCACAGCTGAAATGAAGCTTTCACTTTTCCAGCTTGGAATTAGTCCACAAATTGTAGCCTCAATTCTAATGCAGGTACTTTGTCACATTGTTCCTTCATTGGTTAAATTACGTAAAGAAGGTTTAGATGCTCATGAGAAGATCAAGAATTATATATGGTGGCTTTCACTTGGTTTTGCAATATTGGAAGCTTTAATTCTTTCATGTTATTCTCTGCCATATTCAATCTATTCCTCTAGTTTCAAATTCAAACATGTGATGGTAACATCTTTTCTGTTGGTTTGCGGTGCAATGACTATGACATGGATTAGCGATACGATAACCGAATCTGGATTTGGTCAGGGTTCGTCGTTAATCATATGTGTGGGTATCTTGACAGGCTACATAGAAACATTATATAAAATGCTATTCCAGCTAAGATTCAGCGCTGTTCCTGCAATTTTAGGCGGTTTCACTTTAGTTGCTATGTGGGCTGTGATAGTAACCGAGGGTTGCAGAAAGGTGAAACTGCAGTATTACGGTTTCAAACTCGCTTCAGCCACAAGGGAAGGAAAATCTCCGGTTACTGAAGTTGAACCGTACATTCCTTTCAATATCAATCCATCAGGAATGCAGCCCGTTCTTACAACAAGTTATCTCTTGGCATTTCCGGGAATAGTTTCGAGCCTTCttggtaattcgcgtttttGGGAAAATGTGAAAGATATATTGAATCCTGATACTACTCGGGGTGCAGGACCGTGGGTTTATTACTTGATTTATGCGTTCTCGGTGTTTGTTttcaatatatttgatattgCCAACATGCCAAAGGAAATTGCtgattatttgaataagatGGGTGCGAGAATACCGAATGTGAAGCCTGGAAAGGCAACTATTCAATATTTGACGAAGATTCAAGCTTCTACAAGGTTTTGGGGTGGTTTGTTGCTTTGTTTCTTGGCTACTAGTTCTGTGATTCTTGATCGTTACTTAAGGAGGATTAACGAGGGGTATTCGATAGGGTTTACTTCGGTGCTTATTATTGTGGGTTCTATTATTGAATTGAGAAGATCTTATCAAGCTTATAATGTAATGCCCAGCTTAAGCAAAGCTTTAAGACGGTATGGTGTGTGA